One region of Oryza sativa Japonica Group chromosome 5, ASM3414082v1 genomic DNA includes:
- the LOC4337545 gene encoding uncharacterized protein, with amino-acid sequence MAGFGSLAPKTKNFVVAGGLSAFVLGVYYYTMRAVGGTDELQVAIDKFEDMKKNDAGNSSTAGS; translated from the coding sequence ATGGCGGGATTCGGCAGCCTGGCACCCAAGACCAAGAACTTTGTGGTGGCTGGAGGACTGTCTGCTTTCGTCCTCGGCGTGTATTACTACACCATGAGAGCGGTGGGAGGCACAGATGAGCTGCAGGTCGCCATTGATAAGTTTGAAGACATGAAGAAAAATGATGCTGGGAACTCATCCACCGCGGGATCCTAA